A window from Methanomassiliicoccus sp. encodes these proteins:
- a CDS encoding rubrerythrin family protein encodes MSDTVKNLKEAFAGESQANRKYLAFAQKAHQDGYEQVARLFRAAAEAETIHAHAHLRVLKGVKTTEENLQEAINGENYEHTTMYPGFIEQAKKEGNKDAVRSFTFANEVEKVHEALYKAAYSSVQSKKDLPTKKLYICPVCGNIEEGEPPEECSVCGAPGSSFREVL; translated from the coding sequence ATGTCAGACACGGTGAAAAACTTGAAGGAGGCGTTCGCCGGGGAGTCCCAGGCCAACCGCAAGTACCTCGCCTTCGCCCAGAAGGCTCACCAGGATGGCTACGAGCAGGTGGCCAGGCTCTTCCGGGCTGCCGCCGAGGCGGAGACCATCCACGCCCACGCGCACCTCAGGGTGCTGAAGGGCGTGAAGACCACGGAGGAGAACCTTCAGGAAGCGATCAACGGGGAAAACTACGAGCACACTACCATGTACCCGGGGTTCATCGAGCAGGCCAAGAAGGAGGGGAACAAGGATGCAGTGCGCTCCTTCACCTTCGCCAACGAGGTGGAGAAGGTCCATGAGGCCCTTTACAAGGCCGCCTACTCCTCGGTGCAGAGCAAGAAGGATCTACCGACCAAGAAGCTGTACATCTGCCCAGTGTGCGGCAACATCGAGGAGGGCGAACCACCAGAGGAATGCTCGGTGTGCGGCGCCCCAGGATCCTCGTTCCGCGAGGTCCTTTAA